Proteins encoded by one window of Lepeophtheirus salmonis chromosome 10, UVic_Lsal_1.4, whole genome shotgun sequence:
- the LOC121125332 gene encoding uncharacterized protein, with protein MATTMKLICLFALIGCVMGGRNLRPIRGQRSLLNTFPFNSGERGTAASEDHEHVHEHHAHEEHGHAHDESQEFEASENRLARQGGDDVPLDIGSIAAAGERCIDKVVVVEETEYDDHIECHHSYSERCHTTYTTDFEPQQEEECEENFKKSCFIEYKKVAVEETIQFCHTPFICEGEGPEECKTVYESECETRYHEHDVEDDVVNCETIQEEKCEDVTQGYTTEQKCTKWPRQVCTSEKKNVLKYSPQTECKKVPRELCGPSGCVPQPGPEECFDKKETIVQEVPEENCNLEPQKSCKQVTKLVPSLKPVEECVDVPKEVCSRSRKNPRKVQKPVVKKWCYVPSAASGLA; from the exons ATGGCGACTACAATGAAG TTAATCTGTCTCTTTGCTTTAATCGGATGCGTCATGGGAGGACGGAATTTAAGGCCCATTCGTGGACAAAGGTCTCTTTTAAACACCTTTCCATTTAACAGCGGTGAAAGAGGTACTGCTGCTAGTGAGGATCACGAACATGTTCATGAACACCATGCTCATGAAGAACACGGCCATGCCCATGACGAATCTCAAGAATTTGAAGCTTCAGAGAATAGATTAGCCAGACAAGGTGGTGATGACGTCCCCCTTGATATTGGATCCATTGCCGCTGCTGGAGAACGTTGCATTGACAAGGTAGTCGTTGTAGAAGAGACGGAATACGATGATCATATCGAATGCCACCACAGCTACTCCGAGAGATGTCACACTACCTATACCACCGACTTCGAGCCTCAACAAGAGGAAGAGTGTGAAGAAAACTTCAAGAAGAGTTGTTTCATCGAATACAAGAAGGTCGCCGTTGAGGAAACTATTca ATTCTGTCACACTCCATTTATCTGCGAAGGAGAAGGACCCGAAGAATGCAAGACTGTTTACGAATCTGAATGTGAAACTCGTTATCACGAACATGACGTTGAGGATGATGTTGTCAACTGTGAGACCATTCAAGAAGAGAAGTGTGAGGATGTCACCCAAGGTTACACCACGGAACAAAAATGTACCAAATGGCCTAGACAAGTCTGTACCTCTGAAAAGAAGAATGTCTTGAAATACAGTCCCCAAACCGAATGTAAGAAGGTTCCTAGAGAATTGTGCGGTCCCTCCGGCTGTGTTCCCCAACCTGGACCCGAAGAGTGTTTTGATAAGAAAGAAACCATCGTCCAAGAAGTCCCAGAGGAAAACTGTAATTTGGAACCCCAAAAGTCTTGCAAGCAAGTCACCAAATTGGTTCCCAGCCTTAAACCCGTTGAAGAGTGTGTTGATGTACCTAAAGAAGTCTGTTCCCGTTCCAGAAAGAACCCCAGAAAGGTCCAAAAGCCCGTTGTCAAGAAATGGTGCTATGTTCCTTCTGCTGCTTCTGGTTTGGCATAA
- the LOC121125306 gene encoding uncharacterized protein, translating to MATTMKLICLFALIGCVMGGRNLRPIRGQRSLLNTFPFNSGERGTAASEDHEHVHEHLAHEEHGHAHDESQEFEASENRLARQGGDDVPLDIGSIAAAGERCIDKVVVVEETEYDDHIECHHSYSERCHTTYTTDFEPQQEEKCEENFKKSCFIEYKKVAIDETIKFCHTPFICEGEGPEECKTVYESECTTRYHEHDVEDDVVNCETIQEEKCEDVTQGYTTEQKCTKWPRQVCTSEKKNVLKYSPQTECKKVPRELCGPSGCVLQPGPEECFDKKETIVQEVPEENCNLEPQKSCKQVTKLVPSLKPVEECVDVPKEVCSRSRKNPRKVQKPVVKKWCYVPSAASGLA from the exons ATGGCTACTACAATGAAG TTAATCTGTCTCTTTGCTTTAATCGGATGCGTCATGGGAGGACGGAATTTAAGGCCCATTCGTGGACAAAGGTCTCTTTTAAACACCTTTCCATTTAACAGCGGTGAAAGAGGTACTGCTGCTAGTGAGGATCACGAACATGTTCATGAACACCTTGCTCATGAAGAACACGGCCATGCCCATGACGAATCCCAAGAATTTGAAGCTTCAGAGAATAGATTAGCCAGACAAGGTGGTGATGACGTTCCCCTTGATATTGGATCCATTGCCGCTGCTGGAGAACGTTGCATTGACAAGGTAGTCGTAGTAGAAGAGACGGAATACGATGATCATATCGAATGCCACCACAGCTACTCCGAGAGATGTCACACTACCTATACCACCGACTTTGAACCTCAACAAGAGGAAAAGTGTGAAGAAAACTTCAAGAAGAGTTGTTTCATCGAATACAAGAAGGTCGCCATTGATGAAACTATTAA ATTCTGTCACACTCCATTTATCTGCGAAGGAGAAGGACCCGAAGAATGCAAGACTGTCTACGAATCCGAATGTACTACCCGCTATCACGAACACGATGTTGAGGATGACGTTGTCAACTGTGAGACCATCCAAGAAGAGAAGTGCGAGGACGTCACCCAAGGTTACACCACCGAGCAAAAATGTACCAAATGGCCTAGACAAGTCTGTACCTCTGAAAAGAAGAATGTCTTGAAATACAGTCCCCAAACCGAATGTAAGAAGGTTCCTAGAGAATTATGCGGTCCCTCCGGCTGTGTTCTCCAACCTGGACCCGAAGAGTGTTTTGATAAGAAAGAAACCATCGTCCAAGAAGTCCCAGAGGAAAACTGTAATTTGGAACCCCAAAAGTCTTGCAAACAAGTCACCAAATTGGTTCCCAGCCTTAAACCCGTTGAAGAGTGCGTTGATGTACCTAAAGAAGTCTGCTCCCGTTCCAGAAAGAATCCCAGAAAGGTACAAAAGCCCGTTGTCAAGAAATGGTGCTATGTTCCTTCTGCTGCTTCTGGTTTGGCATAA